One Streptomyces coeruleorubidus DNA segment encodes these proteins:
- a CDS encoding amidohydrolase yields the protein MPTADLILAGAKVRTLDPDRPYATSVAVRDGLIAAVGDETDVRDWCGPGTEVVHLGGAHLVPGLVDAHSHPVWGLDMATGTDLSGVTDLAGLRAALAGAERTDGWVTGFGLDHNAFGGRPVDRDLIEDVLDGTPAFLRLYDGHSALATGPALTAAGVHGPRDFPQRSEVVCDASGRPTGHLVEHAAMGLVTEVAPRPSYAARRARLVELLSAMAATGLTGAHVMDAGDPELIDSVAGETVLPLPLRLRFAPWCMPGADRAALEELVAVQGEGGRHWRTGGVKFFMDGTVEGGTAWLEHADCHGQGTDAFWPDPQAYADAVRHLHAAGVRTATHAIGDAAVRHVLDVVEGLGPGGRGAHRIEHIETVPDELLPRFARLGVAASMQPPHTAYTRADGTDEWSRRLGTGRAGRAWRLRDLRDAGAVVALGSDWPIAHYDARAVLATARAPKGAASARAGLTGLEALEGCTSHAALAAGEPDAAGRIAPGFRADLTALGLDPVAAPADEVAEAPVRLTVTGGYVVYRGK from the coding sequence ATGCCGACCGCCGACCTGATCCTCGCCGGCGCCAAGGTCCGCACCCTCGACCCGGACCGCCCGTACGCCACCTCCGTCGCCGTGCGCGACGGGCTGATCGCGGCGGTCGGCGACGAGACGGACGTACGCGACTGGTGCGGCCCGGGCACCGAGGTCGTCCACCTGGGCGGCGCGCACCTGGTGCCCGGCCTCGTCGACGCGCACAGCCACCCCGTGTGGGGGCTGGACATGGCGACCGGGACGGATCTGTCGGGCGTGACGGACCTGGCGGGGCTGCGGGCCGCCCTCGCGGGCGCGGAGCGCACCGACGGGTGGGTGACCGGCTTCGGCCTCGACCACAACGCCTTCGGGGGCCGCCCCGTCGACCGGGACCTCATCGAGGACGTCCTGGACGGGACCCCCGCCTTCCTGCGCCTCTACGACGGCCACTCCGCCCTCGCGACCGGCCCTGCCCTCACCGCCGCCGGCGTGCACGGCCCCCGGGACTTCCCCCAGCGCTCGGAGGTCGTCTGCGACGCCTCGGGACGGCCCACCGGGCATCTCGTCGAGCACGCGGCGATGGGCCTGGTGACCGAGGTCGCGCCCCGGCCGTCGTACGCCGCACGCCGGGCACGCCTGGTGGAGCTGTTGTCCGCCATGGCCGCGACCGGTCTGACCGGGGCGCACGTGATGGACGCCGGTGACCCGGAGCTGATCGACTCGGTGGCCGGGGAGACGGTGCTGCCGCTGCCGCTGCGGCTGCGGTTCGCGCCCTGGTGCATGCCGGGCGCGGACCGGGCCGCCCTGGAGGAGCTGGTCGCCGTACAGGGCGAGGGCGGCCGGCACTGGCGGACCGGCGGGGTCAAGTTCTTCATGGACGGCACCGTCGAGGGCGGCACGGCCTGGCTGGAGCACGCCGACTGCCACGGCCAGGGCACGGACGCGTTCTGGCCCGACCCGCAGGCGTACGCCGACGCCGTACGGCACCTGCACGCGGCCGGGGTGCGCACGGCCACGCACGCCATCGGGGACGCGGCGGTACGGCACGTCCTGGACGTGGTCGAGGGGCTCGGGCCGGGCGGGCGCGGGGCGCACCGCATCGAGCACATCGAGACCGTGCCGGACGAGCTGCTGCCGCGGTTCGCGCGGCTGGGAGTGGCGGCGTCGATGCAGCCGCCGCACACCGCGTACACCCGGGCCGACGGCACCGACGAGTGGTCCCGGCGGCTGGGCACCGGTCGGGCCGGCCGCGCCTGGCGGCTGCGGGACCTGCGGGACGCGGGCGCGGTGGTGGCCCTCGGCTCGGACTGGCCGATCGCGCACTACGACGCCCGCGCCGTGCTCGCCACGGCCCGGGCGCCGAAGGGCGCGGCGTCGGCCCGGGCCGGGCTGACCGGCCTGGAGGCGCTGGAGGGCTGCACCAGCCATGCGGCGCTGGCGGCGGGGGAGCCCGACGCGGCAGGGCGCATCGCTCCCGGGTTCCGGGCCGACCTGACGGCACTGGGGCTGGACCCGGTGGCCGCTCCGGCGGACGAGGTGGCCGAGGCACCGGTGCGACTGACGGTGACCGGGGGGTACGTGGTGTATCGGGGGAAGTGA
- a CDS encoding APC family permease, whose amino-acid sequence MSVTTSGERTPPATATLRSGSLGTADIAFFVVSAAAPLTVMAGVAPLAILLGGVGAPVGYLLAGLTLAVFAIGFTTMSRHVRSGGAFYAYITRGLGRPVGIGAALLALVGYNGMEIGVYGLLGSATQNTAHALFGADIPWLPISLAGLLLIGYGGYRSIDFGAKVLGVLLVAETGILVLLAGGVLIKGGAHGLSLASFDPGNVLVPGTAAVLAFAFAAFTGFESTVIYRREARDPQRTVPRATYVAVGFLGLFYAFIVWTVIQAFGNAEVAGAAGKNPGELFFTAITTYVGGWAADLMHVFIVTSVLASLLAFHNAINRYALALAEEGVLPKALGRIHPRHGSPYVAGLAQTVLGAVVVLGFAAAGADPYGQLLLWVNTPGMIGLFLLQLLAAIAVPCYFRRVRHQEGALRTVVAPVTAAVLLATAIVLVVNHIDLFTGASPTVNTVLVVTAPSVFAAGLALAWWLRRQRPDVYADFAAEPAE is encoded by the coding sequence ATGTCCGTCACCACCTCAGGGGAGCGCACCCCGCCCGCCACGGCGACCCTGCGCTCCGGCTCCCTCGGCACCGCCGACATCGCCTTCTTCGTCGTCTCCGCCGCCGCCCCGCTCACCGTCATGGCCGGAGTCGCCCCCCTCGCGATCCTGCTCGGCGGCGTCGGCGCCCCCGTCGGCTACCTCCTGGCCGGTCTCACGCTCGCCGTCTTCGCCATCGGCTTCACCACCATGAGCCGCCACGTCCGCAGCGGCGGCGCCTTCTACGCCTACATCACCCGCGGACTCGGCCGCCCCGTCGGCATCGGCGCCGCCCTGCTCGCCCTGGTCGGCTACAACGGCATGGAGATCGGCGTCTACGGCCTCCTCGGCAGCGCAACCCAGAACACCGCACACGCCCTGTTCGGCGCCGACATCCCCTGGCTGCCGATCTCGCTGGCCGGCCTGCTGCTCATCGGCTACGGCGGCTACCGCTCCATCGACTTCGGCGCCAAGGTCCTCGGCGTCCTGCTCGTCGCCGAGACCGGCATCCTCGTCCTCCTCGCGGGTGGGGTCCTGATCAAGGGCGGCGCGCACGGGCTGTCCCTCGCCTCCTTCGACCCCGGCAACGTCCTGGTCCCCGGCACCGCGGCCGTCCTCGCCTTCGCCTTCGCCGCGTTCACCGGTTTCGAGTCGACCGTCATCTACCGCCGCGAGGCCCGCGACCCGCAGCGCACAGTGCCGCGCGCGACGTACGTGGCCGTCGGATTCCTGGGTCTGTTCTACGCGTTCATCGTCTGGACCGTCATCCAGGCCTTCGGCAACGCCGAGGTCGCCGGGGCCGCAGGCAAGAACCCGGGCGAGCTGTTCTTCACCGCCATCACCACCTACGTGGGCGGCTGGGCGGCCGACCTGATGCACGTCTTCATCGTCACCAGCGTCCTCGCCTCGCTGCTCGCCTTCCACAACGCCATCAACCGGTACGCCCTCGCCCTCGCCGAAGAGGGCGTGCTGCCGAAGGCACTGGGCCGCATCCACCCGCGGCACGGCTCCCCGTACGTCGCCGGCCTCGCCCAGACGGTCCTCGGCGCGGTCGTCGTCCTGGGCTTCGCGGCGGCCGGCGCCGACCCGTACGGGCAGCTGCTGCTGTGGGTCAACACCCCGGGGATGATCGGCCTGTTCCTGCTCCAGCTGCTCGCCGCGATCGCCGTGCCCTGCTACTTCCGCCGGGTGCGCCACCAGGAGGGCGCGCTGCGGACGGTCGTGGCGCCCGTCACCGCCGCCGTGCTGCTCGCGACGGCCATCGTGCTGGTGGTGAACCACATCGACCTGTTCACCGGGGCGTCCCCGACCGTGAACACCGTCCTGGTCGTCACGGCCCCCTCCGTGTTCGCCGCGGGCCTCGCCCTCGCCTGGTGGCTGCGCCGGCAACGCCCGGACGTGTACGCCGACTTCGCCGCCGAACCCGCTGAATAG
- a CDS encoding TetR/AcrR family transcriptional regulator, translated as MGRPRTPLLDRERIARTALEIVDERGDFSVPQVAKRLGAQTGSVYHHVDGRDGIVELLRERVAAAIDPATLDLRPWDTALEAWARSYRAAFAAHPRAIPLLMTSPVRAPRVLEQYERAVTLLLDAGFAPADVMPLLTALENLVLGSALDLAAPETMWELTASAPTPRLAQALSAVNEGRADRAFEVGLTGFMKYARELRAGTGQG; from the coding sequence ATGGGACGGCCGCGCACACCGCTCCTCGACCGCGAGCGCATCGCGAGGACGGCACTCGAAATCGTCGACGAGCGCGGCGACTTCAGCGTGCCGCAGGTGGCCAAGCGGCTGGGCGCGCAGACCGGCTCGGTGTACCACCACGTGGACGGCCGGGACGGCATCGTGGAGCTGCTGCGCGAGCGGGTGGCGGCGGCGATCGACCCGGCGACCCTGGATCTGCGCCCCTGGGACACGGCCCTGGAGGCCTGGGCCCGCTCCTACCGCGCCGCGTTCGCCGCGCACCCCAGGGCGATCCCGCTGCTGATGACGTCCCCCGTGCGGGCGCCGCGGGTGCTGGAGCAGTACGAGCGGGCGGTGACGCTGCTGCTCGACGCGGGTTTCGCCCCGGCCGACGTGATGCCCCTGCTCACGGCCCTGGAGAACCTGGTCCTCGGCTCGGCCCTCGACCTCGCGGCCCCCGAGACGATGTGGGAACTGACCGCCTCGGCACCGACCCCACGGCTGGCTCAGGCACTGTCGGCGGTGAACGAGGGCCGGGCGGACCGGGCGTTCGAGGTGGGGCTGACGGGGTTCATGAAGTACGCGAGGGAGCTGCGGGCCGGTACGGGCCAGGGGTAG
- a CDS encoding bifunctional [glutamine synthetase] adenylyltransferase/[glutamine synthetase]-adenylyl-L-tyrosine phosphorylase yields MTAAPGRRSSTFTRLLRHGFTDASAAERLLDSAELAPLRDDPVLLDALGATADPDLALLGLVRLLEAQPEPGARRELLDTLISSKPLRDRLLGVLGASTALADHLTRHPDDWQALVMYEAHDLHPGVEEFEAGLAQATDPVSLRVAYRRCLLSIAARDVCGTTGVAESAAELADLATATLRAALGLASAAVPEDAALCRLAVIAMGKCGGHELNYVSDVDVIFVGEAVEGADETKAIRAATRLASHMMRICSETTVEGSIWPVDANLRPEGRNGPLVRTLSSHLAYYQRWAKTWEFQALLKARPVAGDLDLGEEYVAAVQPLVWKAAERENFVPDVQKMRRRVVENIPVAEVDRQLKLGPGGLRDVEFAVQLLQLVHGRTDTSLRSGTTLDALKALAAGGYVGRADAAQLDEAYRFLRSMEHRIQLFRLRRTHLVPEDEAELRRIGRSLGLRTDPVAELLREWKRHATVVRRLHEKLFYRPLLDAVAQLATGEARLSAEAARERMVALGYADPASALRHLEALASGVTRKAAIQRTLLPVLLGWFADSADPDAGLLNFRKVSDALGKTPWYLRLLRDEGAAAQNLARVLSAGRLAPDLLMRAPEAVALLGDGDGGGLEPRSRAHLEQEILAAVNRADGAAQAVTAARGVRRRELFRTAAADIVGSYGTEEQPAEADPGALVDRVGGAVSDLTAATLAGTLRAVVRDGWGDDLPTRFAIIGMGRFGGHELGYGSDADVLFVHEPRDGVDEREASQAASKVVSEMRRLLQIPSADPPLLIDADLRPEGKSGPLVRTLTSYAAYYRRWSLTWESHALLRAEPVAGDQDLGRRFIELIDPLRYPADGLADEAVREIRRLKARMESERLPRGADPKLHAKLGPGGLSDVEWTVQLLQLRHGAAEPGLRTTRTREALAAARTAGLITAEDAAILDEAWVLATRVRNAVMLVRGRAGDTFPTEPRELAAVGRYLGYGPGHAGDMLDAYRRTARRARGVVDELFYGVAER; encoded by the coding sequence ATGACGGCGGCGCCGGGGCGCAGGAGCAGTACCTTCACGCGGCTGCTGCGGCACGGTTTCACCGACGCCTCCGCCGCCGAGCGGCTCCTGGACAGCGCCGAACTCGCGCCCCTGCGCGACGACCCGGTGCTGCTGGACGCGCTCGGCGCGACCGCCGACCCCGATCTCGCGCTGCTCGGACTGGTCCGGCTGCTGGAGGCCCAGCCGGAGCCCGGCGCCCGCCGGGAGCTGCTCGACACCCTGATCTCGTCCAAGCCGCTGCGCGACCGCCTGCTCGGTGTGCTCGGCGCCTCCACCGCCCTCGCCGACCACCTCACCCGGCACCCGGACGACTGGCAGGCGCTCGTCATGTACGAGGCGCACGACCTGCACCCCGGGGTGGAGGAGTTCGAGGCCGGTCTCGCACAGGCCACCGACCCCGTCTCCCTGCGCGTCGCCTACCGGCGCTGCCTGCTGTCCATCGCCGCCCGGGACGTGTGCGGCACCACCGGTGTCGCCGAGTCCGCCGCCGAGCTCGCCGACCTGGCCACCGCCACCCTGCGCGCCGCCCTCGGCCTCGCCTCAGCCGCCGTGCCCGAGGACGCCGCCCTGTGCCGGCTCGCGGTCATCGCGATGGGCAAGTGCGGCGGCCACGAGCTGAACTACGTATCCGACGTGGACGTCATCTTCGTCGGGGAGGCTGTCGAGGGCGCCGACGAGACCAAGGCCATCCGCGCCGCGACCCGGCTCGCCTCGCACATGATGCGGATCTGCTCGGAGACGACGGTCGAGGGGTCGATCTGGCCCGTCGACGCCAACCTCCGGCCCGAGGGCAGGAACGGTCCGCTCGTGCGGACCCTGTCCAGCCACCTCGCCTACTACCAGCGCTGGGCCAAGACCTGGGAGTTCCAGGCGCTGCTCAAGGCCCGCCCGGTGGCCGGCGACCTCGACCTCGGCGAGGAGTACGTCGCCGCCGTCCAGCCGCTGGTGTGGAAGGCCGCCGAGCGCGAGAACTTCGTCCCCGACGTGCAGAAGATGCGCCGCCGGGTCGTGGAGAACATCCCCGTCGCCGAGGTCGACCGCCAGCTGAAGCTGGGCCCGGGCGGACTCAGGGACGTCGAGTTCGCCGTGCAGCTGCTCCAGCTGGTGCACGGCCGGACCGACACCTCGCTGCGCAGCGGCACCACCCTCGACGCGCTGAAGGCCCTCGCCGCCGGCGGATACGTCGGCCGGGCCGACGCCGCCCAGCTCGACGAGGCCTACCGCTTCCTGCGCTCCATGGAGCACCGGATCCAGCTGTTCCGGCTGCGGCGCACCCACCTCGTGCCCGAGGACGAGGCCGAGCTGCGCCGCATCGGCCGCTCCCTCGGCCTGCGCACCGACCCGGTCGCCGAGCTGCTGCGCGAGTGGAAGCGGCATGCCACCGTCGTACGCCGTCTGCACGAGAAGCTGTTCTACCGGCCGCTGCTCGACGCGGTCGCCCAACTCGCCACCGGCGAGGCCCGGTTGAGCGCCGAGGCGGCCCGGGAGCGGATGGTCGCCCTCGGTTACGCCGACCCGGCCTCCGCCCTGCGCCACCTGGAGGCACTGGCGTCCGGCGTCACCCGCAAGGCCGCCATCCAGCGCACCCTGCTGCCCGTCCTGCTGGGCTGGTTCGCCGACTCGGCCGACCCGGACGCGGGTCTGCTCAACTTCCGCAAGGTGTCGGACGCGCTCGGCAAGACACCCTGGTACCTGCGGCTGCTGCGGGACGAGGGCGCCGCCGCGCAGAACCTCGCCCGCGTGCTGTCGGCCGGCCGGCTCGCGCCCGACCTGCTGATGCGCGCCCCGGAGGCGGTGGCGCTGCTCGGCGACGGGGACGGCGGCGGCCTGGAGCCGCGCTCCCGGGCCCATCTGGAGCAGGAGATACTCGCCGCGGTGAACCGGGCCGACGGCGCCGCCCAGGCGGTCACGGCGGCCCGGGGCGTCCGCCGCCGCGAGCTGTTCCGTACGGCCGCCGCCGACATCGTCGGCTCCTACGGCACCGAGGAGCAGCCCGCCGAGGCCGACCCGGGCGCCCTGGTCGACCGGGTCGGGGGAGCGGTCTCGGACCTGACCGCCGCGACCCTCGCCGGCACGCTCCGCGCGGTCGTCCGGGACGGCTGGGGCGACGACCTGCCCACTCGCTTCGCGATCATCGGCATGGGCCGGTTCGGCGGCCATGAGCTGGGCTACGGCTCCGACGCTGACGTGCTGTTCGTGCACGAGCCGCGCGACGGCGTCGACGAGCGGGAGGCCTCCCAGGCCGCCAGCAAGGTCGTCTCCGAGATGCGCCGGCTGCTCCAGATCCCCAGCGCCGACCCGCCCCTGCTCATCGACGCCGACCTGCGCCCGGAGGGCAAGTCGGGCCCGCTCGTGCGGACCCTCACGTCGTACGCCGCGTACTACCGCCGGTGGTCCCTGACCTGGGAGTCGCACGCGCTGCTGCGGGCCGAACCCGTCGCCGGCGACCAGGACCTGGGCCGCCGCTTCATCGAGCTGATCGATCCGCTGCGCTACCCGGCCGACGGGCTCGCCGACGAGGCCGTGCGCGAGATCCGGCGGCTGAAGGCCCGGATGGAGTCCGAGCGGCTGCCGCGGGGCGCCGACCCCAAGCTGCACGCCAAGCTGGGCCCGGGCGGTCTGTCCGACGTGGAGTGGACGGTGCAGCTGCTGCAACTGCGGCACGGCGCGGCCGAGCCGGGCCTGCGCACGACCCGGACGCGCGAGGCCCTGGCCGCCGCCCGTACGGCCGGCCTCATCACCGCCGAGGACGCGGCCATCCTGGACGAGGCCTGGGTCCTCGCGACGCGCGTCCGCAACGCGGTGATGCTGGTACGCGGCCGGGCCGGCGACACGTTCCCCACGGAGCCCCGTGAACTCGCCGCCGTGGGACGCTACCTGGGCTACGGCCCCGGTCATGCCGGCGACATGCTCGACGCGTACCGGCGGACGGCACGCCGGGCCCGGGGTGTGGTGGACGAGCTGTTCTACGGGGTGGCCGAGCGCTAG
- a CDS encoding pyridoxamine 5'-phosphate oxidase family protein: MTTMHPETRLDRRYSDETATATDWQEAEARLAAAELFWITTVRPDGRPHVTPLPAVWSDGALHFCTGPEERKARNLAENPHVVLTTGTNTWNKGYDLVVEGEATRVTDDGRLRELAAAWEAKYGSFWHFEVREGYFHHGAGHAAVYAVAPRTVFGFGKGEPFSQTRWRFA, translated from the coding sequence ATGACCACCATGCACCCCGAAACCCGCTTGGACCGGCGCTACAGCGACGAGACGGCCACCGCGACCGACTGGCAGGAGGCCGAGGCGCGGCTCGCGGCGGCGGAACTGTTCTGGATCACGACGGTGCGACCCGACGGCCGCCCGCACGTCACCCCGCTGCCGGCGGTCTGGTCGGACGGCGCCCTGCACTTCTGCACGGGCCCGGAAGAACGCAAGGCGAGGAACCTCGCGGAGAACCCGCACGTCGTGCTGACCACCGGTACGAACACCTGGAACAAGGGCTACGACCTAGTGGTCGAGGGCGAGGCGACACGCGTGACCGACGACGGGCGCCTACGCGAACTGGCCGCCGCGTGGGAGGCGAAGTACGGCAGTTTCTGGCACTTCGAGGTACGGGAGGGCTATTTCCACCACGGCGCGGGACACGCTGCCGTCTACGCGGTGGCGCCGCGCACCGTTTTCGGATTCGGTAAGGGTGAGCCGTTCAGCCAGACGAGGTGGCGGTTCGCCTGA
- a CDS encoding VOC family protein produces the protein MDFTLEVIPLPVTDIDRARDFYRDKVGFHVDIDQEVMPGMRIVQLTPPGSGCSIALGDSIWQMTPGPAPAPGSYQGLQLCVADIKAAHAELVERGLDVSEPVQYAPDDGATFMHFRDPDGNGWAIQEYRRRATEPLHQLLADLKRKQG, from the coding sequence ATGGACTTCACTCTCGAAGTCATCCCGCTGCCCGTGACCGACATCGACCGTGCCCGGGACTTCTACCGGGACAAGGTCGGCTTCCACGTGGACATCGACCAGGAGGTCATGCCCGGGATGCGGATCGTCCAGCTGACCCCTCCGGGTTCCGGCTGCTCGATCGCCCTCGGCGACTCGATCTGGCAGATGACACCCGGCCCCGCTCCGGCGCCCGGCTCCTACCAGGGTCTGCAACTGTGCGTCGCCGACATCAAGGCGGCCCACGCCGAACTCGTCGAACGCGGCCTCGACGTCTCGGAGCCGGTCCAGTACGCCCCCGACGACGGCGCCACGTTCATGCACTTCCGGGACCCGGACGGCAACGGCTGGGCGATCCAGGAGTACCGCCGCCGGGCGACGGAGCCGCTGCACCAGTTGCTGGCGGACCTGAAGCGGAAGCAGGGCTGA
- a CDS encoding YciI family protein, whose amino-acid sequence MAKYLLLKHYRGAPAAVNDVPMDQWTPEEISAHVKYMNDFAARLEKTGEFVDGQALAPEGTWVRYDGEGRPPVTDGPFAETKDLIAGWMVIDVDSYERAVELAGELSAAPGAGGKPIHEWLELRPFHGESPTITE is encoded by the coding sequence ATGGCCAAGTACCTGCTGCTGAAGCACTACCGCGGCGCCCCGGCCGCGGTGAACGACGTCCCCATGGATCAGTGGACGCCGGAGGAGATCTCGGCGCACGTGAAGTACATGAACGACTTCGCGGCCCGGCTGGAGAAGACCGGCGAGTTCGTCGACGGTCAGGCGCTCGCCCCCGAGGGAACCTGGGTCCGGTACGACGGTGAGGGGCGCCCGCCGGTCACCGACGGCCCGTTCGCCGAGACCAAGGACCTCATCGCCGGCTGGATGGTGATCGACGTCGACAGCTACGAGCGCGCCGTCGAACTGGCCGGGGAGCTGTCGGCCGCCCCCGGAGCGGGTGGGAAGCCGATCCACGAGTGGCTCGAGCTGCGCCCGTTCCACGGCGAGTCGCCCACCATCACGGAGTGA
- the glnA gene encoding type I glutamate--ammonia ligase, protein MDKQQEFVLRTLEERDIRFVRLWFTDVLGFLKSVAVAPAELEQAFDEGIGFDGSAIEGFARVYESDMIAKPDPSTFQILPWRAEAPGTARMFCDILMPDGSPSFADPRYVLKRALARASDLGFTFYTHPEIEFFLLKDRPLDGSRPTPADNSGYFDHTPTNVGMDFRRQAITMLESMGISVEFSHHEGAPGQQEIDLRYADALSTADNVMTFRLVMKQVALEQGVQATFMPKPFSEHPGSGMHTHLSLFEGDRNAFYESGSEYQLSKVGRSFIAGLLRHAAETSAVTNQWVNSYKRIWGGAERTAGAGGEAPSYICWGHNNRSALVRVPMYKPGKTGSARVEVRSLDSGANPYLSYAVLLAAGLKGIEEGYELPPGAEDDVWALSDAERRAMGIEPLPQNLGEALTLMERSDLVAETLGEHVFDFFLRNKRQEWEEYRSEVTAFELRKSLPVL, encoded by the coding sequence ATGGACAAGCAGCAGGAGTTCGTGCTCCGGACCTTGGAGGAGCGCGACATCCGGTTCGTACGGCTGTGGTTCACGGACGTTCTGGGCTTCCTCAAGTCCGTCGCCGTGGCCCCGGCCGAACTTGAACAGGCCTTCGACGAGGGCATCGGCTTCGACGGCTCCGCCATCGAGGGCTTCGCCCGGGTCTACGAGTCCGACATGATCGCCAAGCCGGACCCGTCGACCTTCCAGATCCTGCCCTGGCGCGCGGAGGCCCCGGGCACGGCCCGGATGTTCTGCGACATCCTCATGCCGGACGGCTCGCCGTCCTTCGCCGACCCGCGCTACGTGCTCAAGCGCGCCCTGGCCCGCGCCTCCGACCTGGGCTTCACGTTCTACACGCACCCGGAGATCGAGTTCTTCCTGCTGAAGGACCGGCCGCTGGACGGCAGCCGTCCGACGCCCGCCGACAACTCCGGCTACTTCGACCACACCCCGACCAACGTCGGCATGGACTTCCGCCGCCAGGCGATCACCATGCTGGAGTCGATGGGCATCTCCGTCGAGTTCTCCCACCACGAGGGCGCGCCGGGCCAGCAGGAGATCGACCTGCGCTACGCCGACGCGCTCTCCACGGCCGACAACGTCATGACGTTCCGCCTGGTCATGAAGCAGGTGGCGCTGGAGCAGGGCGTGCAGGCGACGTTCATGCCGAAGCCGTTCTCCGAGCACCCCGGCAGCGGCATGCACACGCACCTGTCCCTCTTCGAGGGCGACCGCAACGCCTTCTACGAGTCGGGCTCGGAGTACCAGCTCTCGAAGGTGGGCCGCTCCTTCATCGCCGGCCTGCTGCGGCACGCGGCGGAGACCTCCGCGGTCACCAACCAGTGGGTCAACTCCTACAAGCGCATCTGGGGCGGCGCGGAGCGCACGGCGGGCGCGGGCGGCGAGGCCCCCTCGTACATCTGCTGGGGCCACAACAACCGCTCCGCGCTGGTCCGCGTCCCCATGTACAAGCCCGGCAAGACGGGCTCGGCCCGGGTCGAGGTCCGCTCCCTGGACTCCGGCGCGAACCCGTACCTGTCCTACGCCGTCCTCCTCGCCGCCGGCCTGAAGGGCATCGAGGAGGGCTACGAGCTCCCGCCGGGCGCCGAGGACGACGTCTGGGCCCTCTCCGACGCCGAGCGCCGCGCGATGGGCATCGAGCCGCTCCCCCAGAACCTGGGCGAGGCCCTGACCCTGATGGAACGCAGCGACCTGGTCGCCGAGACGCTCGGCGAGCATGTCTTCGACTTCTTCCTGCGGAACAAGCGCCAGGAGTGGGAGGAGTACCGCAGCGAGGTCACGGCGTTCGAGCTGCGGAAGAGTCTGCCGGTGCTGTAG
- a CDS encoding globin domain-containing protein, translating into MLSEQSAVTVRATLPAVGAALGTITERFYAGLFAAHPELLNDLFNRGNQAAGTQRQALAGSVAAFATHLLDHPEQRPDAMLHRIAHKHASLGVTPEQYDIVHEHLFAAIADVLGDAVTPEVAAAWDEVYWLMANALIAVEKRLRQERGEYAWRAWEVVERVAETDDVATFRLRPADGGEVRDFLAGQYVSVRVALPDGARQIRQYSLSGAPGPDLRQISVKRVHGGGTPDGEVSNHLHARVAAGDVLELSEPYGGLVLDAGPDTPLLLASAGIGVTPIAAMLAHLAESGHRAPVTVVHGDRSPATHALRADHEAYAAKLPGAAVHLWYERDAPAGTRSGLVDLADVPVAPGTRAYLCGPLPFMRAVRAQLIGKGVAPADIHYEVFGPDLWLAGQV; encoded by the coding sequence ATGCTGTCCGAGCAGTCCGCCGTCACCGTCCGCGCCACCCTCCCCGCCGTCGGCGCGGCCCTCGGCACGATCACCGAGCGTTTCTACGCCGGGCTGTTCGCGGCCCACCCCGAGCTGCTGAACGACCTGTTCAACCGGGGCAACCAGGCCGCCGGCACCCAGCGGCAGGCGCTCGCCGGTTCCGTCGCCGCCTTCGCGACGCACCTGCTGGACCACCCCGAGCAGCGGCCGGACGCCATGCTGCACCGCATCGCCCACAAGCACGCCTCCCTCGGCGTCACGCCCGAGCAGTACGACATCGTCCACGAGCACCTGTTCGCCGCCATCGCCGACGTGCTCGGCGACGCCGTCACCCCCGAGGTCGCCGCCGCCTGGGACGAGGTCTACTGGCTGATGGCGAACGCCCTCATCGCCGTCGAGAAGCGGCTGCGTCAGGAGCGGGGCGAGTACGCCTGGCGGGCCTGGGAGGTCGTCGAGCGCGTCGCCGAGACCGACGACGTCGCCACGTTCCGGCTGCGGCCCGCCGACGGCGGTGAGGTGCGGGACTTCCTCGCGGGCCAGTACGTCTCCGTCCGCGTCGCCCTCCCGGACGGCGCCCGGCAGATACGGCAGTACAGCCTCTCCGGGGCGCCCGGCCCGGACCTCAGGCAGATCAGCGTGAAGCGCGTGCACGGCGGCGGCACCCCCGACGGCGAGGTCTCGAACCACCTCCACGCGCGCGTGGCGGCGGGTGACGTCCTGGAGCTGTCCGAGCCCTACGGCGGCCTCGTCCTGGACGCCGGCCCCGACACCCCGCTGCTGCTGGCCTCGGCGGGCATCGGCGTGACCCCGATCGCCGCGATGCTGGCCCACCTCGCCGAGTCCGGGCACCGCGCCCCGGTCACCGTCGTACACGGCGACCGCTCTCCCGCCACCCACGCCCTGCGCGCCGACCACGAGGCCTACGCCGCCAAACTGCCCGGCGCGGCCGTCCACCTCTGGTACGAGCGGGACGCCCCGGCGGGCACCCGCTCCGGCCTGGTCGACCTCGCCGACGTCCCGGTCGCGCCGGGCACGCGCGCGTACCTGTGCGGGCCGCTGCCCTTCATGCGGGCGGTACGGGCCCAGCTGATCGGCAAGGGCGTGGCACCGGCCGACATCCACTACGAGGTGTTCGGGCCGGACCTGTGGCTGGCGGGGCAGGTGTAG